The Pantoea vagans genome contains the following window.
CATCCCTCAACTCCCTCGGTTTCTTGAGGAGCATCCGGAGCTGGAGGTGGATGTCATTCTTGATGATCGGGTGATTGATCTGATTGCCGAAGGTATCGATGTGTCACTGCGCATGGGAAATTTACCTGACTCCGGTGTAGTGGCACGCAAGTTGGCTACGGGGCCGCGGTCGGTGATGGCGACACCGCAATACCTCGCGATAAAAGGGAAACCGAAAAAACCGGCTGATTTAGTCGAACATGAGGCGGTGCTGTATAACCCGCAGCCCAGCGTCTGGTCATTCACCTGTCAGGATGCGGTGGTCTCTACGGCGTTGCGAGGGCGCATTCGGGTAAGCGCCGCAGAAGGACAACGCGCTGCCGTCCTCAGCCATATGGGATTATGTATTGCTTCCGACTGGATGTTTGCGGATGAGTTAAAAAACGGGACGGTGCAGAAAGTCCTGACGTCATGGCAACTGCCTGCCATCGATCTGTGGGCCGTGTTTCCTCATGGCCGGCTGGCGAGTGCTAAAGCACGGCAGTTCGCTGGCTTTGTCGAAAACGTCATGGCGGAGCAGTGAAAACACCCCATTCCTTAACGGAATAGGTGTTATCTAATTTCGCGGCGATCCCATTCTTAATGGAATGGAATATTGTTGTTTCACGGCCAGCCACTCCGGACTGGTAACAACAAGGATCGCCACCATGTCAACGTTCGAAACTTATCGTCATAGCTTCCCTAACGCTCACCTGACCCGCAAACCGAACGGTGTGCTGGAAGTCAAATTCCATACCGCCGGTGAGAAACTGGTGTTTGATGGCCACACCCATGAACAGTTCGTGGCCCTATTCCATGCGATTGGCGAAGATCGTGAAAACCGCGCAGTGATCCTAACCGGCTCAGGCGATGCCTTTATGGACGCCATCAGCCCGGAAGGCTTCGATTTCTTCAGCCCATTAGGCTTCGACAAAATTCTGCGCGAAGGCAGAAAAGTGCTGAGCAATATTCTGGATATCGAAGTCCCAATGATCACCGCGTTGAACGGCCCGGTTCTGCTGCACAGCGAATATGCTCTGTTGACCGATATCATTCTCGCCACGCCAGAAACGGTTTTCCAGGACAAGCCGCATTTCGAATTCGGCATTGTGCCCGGTGATGGTGTGCACATCTTGTGGCCAGAGGTAATCGGATCGATTCGCGGTCGCTACTTCCTGCTCACCCGGCAGGAACTGGATGCTCAGACGGCGAAAGACTGGGGTGTCGTCAACGAAATCGTTCCAGCCGATAGACTGCTGAGTCGTGCCCATGAAATTGCCGACGGCATTGCTGCACTGCCACCATTGACCTCTCGCTATACCCGCATCGCGCTGACTCAACGCCTGAAACGTCTGTTAGACGAAGGGATTGGCTACGGCCTGGCACTGGAAGGCATTAGCGCTGCTCAGGTTGCTCACTCCATGAACACGCAGTGATCCCCTCTTAGATTGCTAAAAATTGATGCCGCCAGGGACTCCTGCGCGGCCACCAGGAGAAGCGAATGCAAACGTTAATGTCACCGGTTACAGCAGGAAAATTAGAGTTAGCTCATCGCGTCGTCATGGCGCCCACTACACGCATGAGAACCGAACAAGGCGGCGTGCCTGGCGAATTGATGATTGAGTATTATCGTCAGCGGGCGAGCCAGGGCGGCCTGCTTATCGCGGAAGCCACAGCGGTTTCGCCTTTCGCCAATGCGTATCAGGATGCCCCCGGCATCTTTACCGACGCGCAACAGGCAGGCTGGCAGCGTGTAGTGGACGCCGTGCACGCTCGCGGCAGCAAAATCATCCTTCAGCTCTGGCACCCCGGCCGCCAGTCACTGCCTGAACTGTCATCTGGACGCCAACCTGTTGCCCCTTCGGCACTCATTGCCAGAGAGACGTATGGCGTTGTCAAAAACGCGCAAGGTGCCTATGAGGGTAAGCTGTTCCCTACTCCACGCGCTTTGGATGTCAGTGAGATTGAGGGGCTGATGGCGGAGTTACGCCAGGCAGCCTTACGCGCAAAATCGGCGGGTTTTGATGGTGTCGAACTGCATGCTGCCAATGGATATTTACCCGAGCAGTTTCTGCTGGATGGCAGTAATACACGCACCGATAACTATGGCGGCTCCCTGGCAAACCGGGCGCGCTTCTTGCTGGAGTCGGTTGAAGCGCTGACGGAGATTTGGGGCACAGGACGCGTGGCGGTGCGTATTTCGCCCAGCGGAATTTATGGCGATATGCATGACAGCGATCCCGGCGCAACATTCCGTTATCTCGCAGAACAGCTCAACCCATTTGATCTGGCTTATCTGCATATTATTGAACCGCGCATCGTGGGGCCGGAAGATCGGGAGGCTGGCTATTATAACGAGCCGGTTGCCAGCCATGATTTGCGCGCATTTTATCAGGGGACCATTATCGCAGCGGGCGGGTTCAAGCCAGGTGATGCAGAAAACATGCTGCAAAATGGCGATGCCGATTTAATTGCCTTTGGTCGCCTGTTTACATCGAATCCTGATTTGCCGCATCGCATTCGTCATGGCTACCCTTTAACGGCTTATCAGCGGGAGCATTTCTTTGGAGGCGATGATAAAGGATACAGTGATTACCCTGCGTATACGCCATTAACGATGAACGAACCGACAATTTAATAACGCTTCCGCGTAACGAAGCCGCTGCGCACAATATCCTTCAGGCACATTGGCCTGCTGCACCTGGCAGGCCATTTTGACGTGTTCTGATGTCAGTAAAAGTTAGCGTAAAGTCGAATGCCCTACTCACAAATTTTATTTACTCTATATATATC
Protein-coding sequences here:
- a CDS encoding LysR family transcriptional regulator; translated protein: MDRFQAMATYIRVVDTGSFSAAARQLNVGQPAVSKIVAQLESRLQTRLLTRSTHGLTPTEAGQRYYERALTALQEADEAELAARGAGKGLSGKLRLSAATTFARLHIIPQLPRFLEEHPELEVDVILDDRVIDLIAEGIDVSLRMGNLPDSGVVARKLATGPRSVMATPQYLAIKGKPKKPADLVEHEAVLYNPQPSVWSFTCQDAVVSTALRGRIRVSAAEGQRAAVLSHMGLCIASDWMFADELKNGTVQKVLTSWQLPAIDLWAVFPHGRLASAKARQFAGFVENVMAEQ
- a CDS encoding enoyl-CoA hydratase/isomerase family protein; the encoded protein is MSTFETYRHSFPNAHLTRKPNGVLEVKFHTAGEKLVFDGHTHEQFVALFHAIGEDRENRAVILTGSGDAFMDAISPEGFDFFSPLGFDKILREGRKVLSNILDIEVPMITALNGPVLLHSEYALLTDIILATPETVFQDKPHFEFGIVPGDGVHILWPEVIGSIRGRYFLLTRQELDAQTAKDWGVVNEIVPADRLLSRAHEIADGIAALPPLTSRYTRIALTQRLKRLLDEGIGYGLALEGISAAQVAHSMNTQ
- a CDS encoding alkene reductase codes for the protein MAPTTRMRTEQGGVPGELMIEYYRQRASQGGLLIAEATAVSPFANAYQDAPGIFTDAQQAGWQRVVDAVHARGSKIILQLWHPGRQSLPELSSGRQPVAPSALIARETYGVVKNAQGAYEGKLFPTPRALDVSEIEGLMAELRQAALRAKSAGFDGVELHAANGYLPEQFLLDGSNTRTDNYGGSLANRARFLLESVEALTEIWGTGRVAVRISPSGIYGDMHDSDPGATFRYLAEQLNPFDLAYLHIIEPRIVGPEDREAGYYNEPVASHDLRAFYQGTIIAAGGFKPGDAENMLQNGDADLIAFGRLFTSNPDLPHRIRHGYPLTAYQREHFFGGDDKGYSDYPAYTPLTMNEPTI